The following proteins are encoded in a genomic region of Triticum dicoccoides isolate Atlit2015 ecotype Zavitan chromosome 1B, WEW_v2.0, whole genome shotgun sequence:
- the LOC119338658 gene encoding UDP-N-acetylmuramoyl-L-alanyl-D-glutamate--2,6-diaminopimelate ligase MurE homolog, chloroplastic-like, whose translation MATAPHLAFHLPFPFPSTSRPPPRALAPPPPRRAPLRLAAGRRFRPPTADDEPPEAAEDSSHGLNRYDQLARHVERARKRQQADQPEVTADHPLFSSPPPAPAGGSYDPDDEFFDEIDRAIAEKREEFTRRGLIKPTPPPPPEVDVPADELSPEEAIDLDEIRRLQGLSVASVADEEDDEAEEEYGDEGLPLDEDGEVFDVADELGLEGDRIRQPAFRMTLAELLDESKLVPVAVTGDQDVALSGVQSDATLVAAGDLFVCVGESGLAGLTEADKRGAVAVVADQDVDIEGTLACRALVIVDDITAALRVLPACLYRRPSKDMAVIGITGTDGVTTTSHLVKAMYESMGVRTGMVGALGAYAFGINKLDAQPAASGDSMAVQKLMATMLHNGAEAVVLETTTDEMLPSGVDSEIDYDIAVLTNVRHANLEAVMTYEGYMSSMASLFSRMVDPERHRKVVNIDDPSAPFFAAQGGHGVPVVTYSFENKKADVHTLKYQLSLFETEVLVQTPHGILEISSGLLGRDNIYNILATVAVGVAVGAPLEDIVKGIEEVDAIPGRCELIDEEQAFGVIIDHARTPEALSRLLDSVKELGPRRIVTVVGCCGEKERGKRPMMTKIAAEKSDVVMLTSDNPASEDPLDILDDMLSGVGWTMEEYLKHGANDYYPPLPNGHRLFLHDIRRVAVRAAVAMGEQGDVIVVTGKGNDTYQMEGDKKEFFDDWEECREALQYVDQLHRSGIDTSEFPWRLPESH comes from the exons ATGGCCACGGCGCCGCACCTCGCCTTCCacctccccttccccttcccctccaCCTCCCGCCCACCGCCCCGAGCCCTAGCCCCTCCGCCCCCGCGCCGGGCCcccctccgcctcgccgccgggcGCCGCTTCCGACCGCCCACCGCGGACGACGAGCCCCCCGAGGCCGCCGAGGACTCGTCCCAC GGCCTCAACCGGTACGACCAGCTCGCGCGCCACGTGGAGCGAGCGCGCAAACGGCAGCAGGCCGACCAGCCGGAGGTCACCGCCGACCACCCGCTCTTCTCGTCCCCTCCCCCGGCCCCCGCCGGCGGGAGCTATGACCCCGACGACGAGTTCTTCGACGAGATCGACCGCGCTATTGCCGAGAAGAGGGAGGAGTTCACGCGGCGCGGGCTCATTAAGCCCACCCCGCCTCCGCCGCCCGAGGTGGACGTCCCCGCCGACGAGCTGTCCCCCGAGGAGGCCATCGACCTCGACGAGATTCGGAGGCTGCAGGGCCTCAGTGTAGCGTCCGTGGCCGACGAAGAGGACGACGAAGCCGAGGAGGAGTACGGCGACGAGGGCTTGCCGCTCGACGAAGACGGCGAAGTCTTTGATGTGGCGGACGAGCTCGGCCTAGAGGGGGATAGGATACGGCAGCCCGCCTTCCGCATGACGCTGGCCGAGCTCCTCGACGAGAGCAAGCTGGTCCCGGTAGCGGTGACGGGCGACCAGGACGTCGCGCTCTCGGGGGTGCAGAGCGACGCCACCCTCGTGGCGGCCGGGGACCTCTTCGTGTGCGTCGGAGAGAGCGGGCTTGCTGGGCTTACCGAGGCTGACAAGCGCGGTGCCGTTGCCGTCGTGGCCGACCAGGACGTGGACATCGAGGGCACCCTGGCCTGTCGCGCTCTGGTTATCGTCGATGACATCACGGCCGCTCTCCGCGTGCTCCCTGCCTGCCTCTACCGACGGCCCTCCAAGGACATGGCTGTTATTGGAATCACGGGCACAGACGGGGTCACCACCACGTCCCACCTCGTCAAAGCAATGTACGAGTCAATGGGTGTCAGGACTGGCATGGTAGGCGCTCTCGGAGCCTATGCCTTCGGCATTAACAAGCTGGATGCGCAGCCTGCTGCATCAGGTGATTCAATGGCCGTACAGAAGCTGATGGCAACGATGTTGCACAATGGCGCTGAAGCGGTTGTGTTGGAGACGACCACTGATGAGATGCTACCATCAGGTGTGGACAGTGAGATAGATTACGATATTGCTGTGCTGACCAATGTTAGGCATGCCAATTTGGAGGCTGTCATGACTTACGAGGGGTACATGAGCAGCATGGCCTCCCTTTTCTCCAGAATGGTGGACCCTGAGCGCCACCGTAAGGTGGTAAACATCGATGATCCGAGCGCACCATTCTTCGCCGCCCAAGGGGGGCATGGTGTCCCGGTGGTGACATATTCATTTGAGAACAAGAAGGCTGATGTGCACACACTTAAGTACCAGCTTTCTCTGTTTGAGACGGAGGTTCTGGTACAGACACCGCATGGAATCCTTGAAATTTCCTCTGGACTGCTTGGAAGGGACAACATCTACAATATCCTTGCAACTGTGGCAGTTGGTGTTGCAGTGGGTGCGCCATTGGAGGACATAGTGAAAGGTATTGAAGAGGTGGATGCAATCCCAGGCCGGTGTGAGCTAATTGACGAGGAGCAAGCCTTTGGGGTGATCATTGATCATGCGAGGACACCGGAAGCTCTGTCAAGACTTCTTGACAGTGTAAAGGAACTAGGCCCACGGCGTATTGTCACTG TTGTTGGATGTTGCGGTGAGAAAGAAAGAGGGAAGAGGCCGATGATGACAAAGATTGCCGCTGAGAAAAGTGATGTTGTTATGTTGACATCTGACAATCCAGCAAGTGAAGATCCAT TGGATATCCTGGACGATATGTTGTCTGGTGTAGGATGGACCATGGAAGAATACTTGAAGCATGGTGCAAATGATTATTACCCGCCCCTACCAAATGGTCACAGACTCTTCTTACATGATATTAGAAGAGTTGCAGTGCGAGCTGCTGTTGCAATGGGCGAGCAAGGCGATGTTATT GTTGTCACTGGAAAAGGGAATGATACTTATCAGATGGAAGGCGATAAGAAGGAGTTCTTTGATGACTGGGAAGAGTGCCGAGAAGCACTGCAATACGTTGATCAATTGCATCGATCTGGAATAGATACCTCTGAGTTTCCATGGCG GTTACCAGAAAGCCACTGA